Proteins encoded within one genomic window of Kibdelosporangium phytohabitans:
- a CDS encoding SRPBCC family protein encodes MEWTGARYADKPTVEVRTWIDATPDRVWAIVSDVERMAGMSTELQSVEWLDGVTAPAVGRKFLGRSRHESFGEWSTTSEVVDCEPGRVFGWAVGDAAEPSAIWRFVLRPKDDGTELTQWMQLGPGRSGLSFAIDRMPDKEQKIVFVRLREFERNMTATLAHIKGAAEQR; translated from the coding sequence ATGGAGTGGACCGGCGCGCGCTACGCGGACAAGCCGACGGTCGAGGTGCGGACGTGGATCGACGCGACACCCGATCGGGTGTGGGCGATCGTGTCCGACGTCGAGCGGATGGCAGGCATGAGCACCGAACTGCAGTCGGTGGAGTGGCTCGACGGCGTCACCGCGCCCGCGGTCGGGCGCAAGTTCCTCGGCCGCAGCAGGCACGAGTCGTTCGGTGAGTGGTCGACCACGTCCGAGGTGGTCGACTGCGAGCCGGGCCGGGTGTTCGGCTGGGCCGTCGGCGACGCCGCCGAACCGTCGGCCATCTGGCGCTTTGTCCTGCGGCCCAAGGACGACGGCACCGAGCTGACCCAGTGGATGCAGCTGGGGCCCGGCCGGTCGGGGCTGTCCTTCGCGATCGATCGCATGCCGGACAAGGAACAGAAGATCGTGTTCGTCCGGCTGCGCGAGTTCGAACGCAACATGACCGCGACGCTCGCGCACATCAAGGGCGCCGCCGAGCAACGGTGA
- a CDS encoding winged helix-turn-helix transcriptional regulator, whose protein sequence is MKRSSLGRWPCSIARTMDLLGDWWTPLVLREAFYGIRRFDDFQHGLGIARNTLTDRLTRLVAEGLLEKQAYQEKPTRYDYVLTEKGRDFFGVLAAMTQWGDRWLSSVDGPPVTMRHKGCGQDAHADVVCSACGEILSSDDVTMRLGPGYPERLKALPEVRRRFAQA, encoded by the coding sequence GTGAAACGGAGTTCGTTGGGCAGGTGGCCGTGTTCCATCGCGCGGACCATGGACCTGCTCGGGGACTGGTGGACGCCGTTGGTGCTGCGTGAGGCGTTCTACGGCATCCGCCGGTTCGACGACTTCCAGCACGGGCTCGGCATCGCCCGCAACACCCTCACCGACCGGCTGACCAGGCTGGTCGCCGAGGGACTGCTGGAAAAGCAGGCTTATCAGGAAAAACCGACGCGCTACGACTACGTGCTGACCGAGAAGGGCCGGGACTTCTTCGGGGTGCTCGCCGCCATGACCCAATGGGGTGACCGCTGGTTGTCCAGTGTGGATGGTCCGCCGGTGACGATGCGGCACAAGGGGTGCGGGCAGGACGCGCACGCCGACGTGGTCTGCTCGGCGTGTGGCGAAATCCTGTCATCGGATGACGTGACGATGCGGCTGGGGCCCGGCTATCCCGAACGGCTCAAGGCGCTGCCGGAGGTCCGGCGGCGGTTCGCGCAGGCTTGA
- a CDS encoding LLM class flavin-dependent oxidoreductase, with protein MRTATTVEVSGDWHAQAGFVVEAEKLGLDVCFVAEAWGSDAPSVLGYLAARTERLLLGSGIIQLGTRSPVAVAQTAITLSNLSGGRFLLGLGASGPQVVEGLHGVPFAKPLTRMRETVEIVRQVFDGGKIAYSGEAFRIPLPGGGAKPMRLSTRPAHDIPIYLATLSPAMLRLTGRVADGWLGTSFVPEGAAEAYFKHIDDGIADSGRVRADVDICQGAEVAFAPDEDALRVMVAGRKKELAFSLGGMGSSSANFYNQAYSRQGWADVAAEVKQRWQAGDRDGAAGLVTDEMVLGTTLIGTEQMVRDRLRVWRAAGVDTVRLYPAGQTPGERLGTLAKAIEMVKETP; from the coding sequence ATGCGTACAGCGACGACCGTCGAGGTCTCCGGTGACTGGCACGCGCAGGCCGGCTTCGTCGTCGAGGCCGAGAAGCTGGGTCTGGACGTGTGCTTCGTGGCCGAGGCCTGGGGCTCCGACGCCCCGTCGGTCCTCGGCTACCTCGCGGCCAGGACCGAACGGCTGCTGCTCGGCTCCGGGATCATCCAGCTCGGCACCCGCTCCCCGGTCGCTGTCGCCCAGACGGCGATCACGCTGTCGAACCTGTCCGGCGGCCGGTTCCTGCTCGGTCTCGGCGCGTCGGGACCGCAGGTGGTGGAAGGCCTGCACGGCGTGCCGTTCGCCAAGCCGCTGACCCGGATGCGCGAGACGGTGGAGATCGTCCGGCAGGTGTTCGACGGCGGCAAGATCGCGTACTCGGGCGAGGCGTTCCGGATTCCCCTGCCCGGCGGGGGCGCCAAACCGATGCGGCTGTCCACGCGCCCGGCCCACGACATCCCGATCTACCTGGCCACGTTGTCGCCCGCGATGCTCCGGCTGACCGGGCGGGTCGCCGACGGCTGGCTCGGCACCAGCTTCGTGCCGGAAGGTGCGGCGGAGGCCTACTTCAAGCACATCGACGACGGCATCGCCGACAGCGGCCGGGTCCGTGCGGACGTGGACATCTGCCAGGGCGCCGAAGTGGCGTTCGCGCCGGACGAGGACGCGTTGCGCGTGATGGTGGCGGGCCGCAAGAAGGAGCTGGCGTTCAGTCTCGGCGGGATGGGCTCCTCGTCGGCGAACTTCTACAACCAGGCCTACAGCAGGCAGGGCTGGGCGGACGTGGCCGCCGAGGTCAAGCAGCGCTGGCAGGCGGGCGACCGGGACGGCGCCGCCGGGCTGGTCACCGACGAGATGGTGCTGGGCACGACCCTGATCGGGACCGAACAGATGGTCCGCGACCGGCTGCGTGTGTGGCGTGCCGCGGGGGTGGACACTGTCCGGTTGTACCCGGCGGGCCAGACGCCCGGCGAACGGCTCGGCACGCTCGCCAAAGCGATCGAGATGGTCAAGGAGACACCGTGA